The Mesorhizobium sp. NBSH29 genome has a segment encoding these proteins:
- the phaR gene encoding polyhydroxyalkanoate synthesis repressor PhaR codes for MAAKGDPIVIKKYANRRLYNTGTSTYVTLEDLAEMVKRGEEFTVQDAKSGDDITHPVLTQIIFELENKDGQNMLPIPFLRQLISFYGDQMQTVVPSFLEQSMVAFAKEQERFRDQMKSAIGKSPIEVMKIAPPIKALEEQTRRNVEMFQNAMRMFMPFPPGGVAAAPAPDPETVTRDPGDKPDDLQELKEQIAAMQRKIESLG; via the coding sequence ATGGCTGCTAAAGGCGATCCGATAGTCATCAAGAAATATGCGAACCGGCGGCTCTATAACACTGGCACCTCGACCTATGTGACCCTTGAGGACCTAGCCGAGATGGTTAAGCGCGGTGAGGAATTTACCGTGCAGGATGCCAAATCCGGAGACGACATCACGCATCCGGTGCTGACGCAGATCATTTTCGAGCTGGAAAACAAAGATGGACAGAACATGCTGCCGATTCCGTTCTTACGGCAGCTGATTTCATTTTACGGCGACCAGATGCAAACAGTAGTGCCGAGCTTTCTTGAGCAGTCCATGGTTGCCTTTGCCAAGGAACAGGAGCGGTTTCGCGATCAGATGAAATCTGCCATCGGCAAATCCCCCATAGAGGTGATGAAGATAGCGCCACCGATCAAGGCACTGGAAGAGCAGACGCGCCGTAACGTCGAAATGTTCCAGAACGCCATGCGCATGTTCATGCCGTTCCCGCCAGGAGGCGTCGCCGCAGCGCCAGCGCCAGATCCTGAAACAGTCACCCGAGACCCTGGTGACAAGCCGGACGACCTTCAGGAGTTGAAGGAACAGATCGCTGCCATGCAGCGCAAGATCGAGTCTCTCGGATAG
- the phbB gene encoding acetoacetyl-CoA reductase: MSRTAIVTGGTRGIGAAIAVALKQAGCNVAANYAGNDEAAERFNAETGIPVYRWSVADYDACVDGLGKVEANLGPIDILVNNAGITRDAPFHKMTREQWQEVMDTNLNGVFNMTHPLWQGMRERKFGRVVNISSINGQKGQFAQANYSAAKAGDLGFTKSLAQEGARAGITVNAICPGYIATDMVMAVPEKIREQIIAQIPVGRLGEAAEIARCVVFLASDDAGFITGSTLTANGGQFVV; this comes from the coding sequence ATGAGCAGAACCGCCATCGTCACTGGGGGCACGCGGGGCATAGGCGCAGCGATCGCTGTCGCACTTAAGCAAGCGGGCTGCAATGTGGCAGCAAATTATGCCGGCAATGATGAGGCTGCCGAACGCTTCAACGCCGAAACCGGCATTCCCGTTTATAGATGGTCCGTCGCCGACTACGACGCCTGTGTGGATGGCCTCGGCAAGGTCGAGGCCAATCTTGGCCCGATCGATATCCTTGTGAATAATGCAGGTATCACGCGTGACGCTCCCTTTCACAAGATGACGCGCGAACAGTGGCAGGAGGTCATGGATACCAACCTGAACGGCGTTTTCAACATGACGCATCCATTGTGGCAGGGAATGCGCGAACGCAAGTTCGGTCGCGTCGTTAACATCTCGTCGATCAACGGGCAAAAGGGCCAGTTTGCCCAAGCCAACTATTCAGCTGCAAAAGCGGGCGATCTGGGTTTCACCAAAAGCCTGGCACAGGAAGGCGCGCGGGCCGGCATAACGGTCAACGCAATTTGCCCCGGCTACATCGCAACCGATATGGTCATGGCCGTTCCTGAAAAGATCCGCGAGCAGATCATTGCGCAAATCCCTGTCGGAAGGTTGGGTGAAGCTGCCGAAATAGCCCGCTGCGTGGTCTTCTTGGCATCTGACGATGCAGGCTTCATCACCGGATCGACACTCACCGCAAATGGTGGGCAGTTTGTAGTCTGA
- a CDS encoding acetyl-CoA C-acetyltransferase: protein MPASESIVIASAARTPVGSFNGSFAATPAHELGALVIKEALSRAGVDAAEVDEVILGQVLTAGQGQNPARQAAILAGVPKEASAWILNQVCGSGLRTIAIGMQQIASGDAKIIIAGGQESMSLSPHCAHLRSGVKMGDFAMIDTMIRDGLWDAFNGYHMGNTAENVARQFQITREMQDEFALASQNKAEAAQTAGKFKDEIVPVTIKGRKGDTIIDQDEYIRLGATIDAMQRLRPAFEKDGTVTAANASGINDGAGAVLLMSEAEATRRGLTPLARIVSWATAGVDPAVMGTGPIPASRKALEKAGWTAADLDLVEANEAFAAQACAVNKDMGWNPEIVNVNGGAIAIGHPIGASGTRIFNTLVYEMRRRDAKKGLATLCIGGGMGVAMCVEAMN from the coding sequence ATGCCTGCTTCCGAATCGATCGTCATCGCAAGCGCCGCGCGCACACCAGTAGGTTCCTTCAACGGGTCCTTTGCTGCGACGCCTGCACACGAGCTCGGGGCTCTCGTGATCAAGGAAGCGCTGAGCCGCGCCGGAGTGGACGCAGCAGAGGTTGATGAGGTCATCCTCGGCCAGGTGTTGACCGCAGGTCAGGGCCAAAATCCGGCACGACAGGCTGCTATCTTGGCAGGAGTACCGAAAGAGGCTTCAGCCTGGATCCTCAACCAGGTCTGCGGATCGGGCCTGCGCACCATCGCCATCGGCATGCAGCAGATCGCCTCCGGCGACGCGAAGATCATTATCGCCGGCGGGCAGGAATCCATGTCGCTGTCGCCACACTGCGCGCATTTGCGTAGCGGCGTGAAAATGGGCGACTTTGCGATGATCGACACGATGATCCGCGACGGGCTGTGGGATGCCTTCAATGGCTATCACATGGGCAATACGGCAGAGAATGTAGCGCGCCAGTTTCAGATTACCCGGGAAATGCAAGACGAGTTCGCCCTCGCCTCTCAAAATAAGGCGGAGGCCGCCCAGACAGCCGGAAAATTCAAGGACGAGATCGTTCCGGTGACAATCAAGGGTCGCAAAGGCGACACGATCATCGACCAGGACGAATATATTCGTCTTGGCGCAACCATCGACGCCATGCAGCGGCTACGCCCGGCCTTCGAGAAGGATGGCACGGTGACTGCGGCAAACGCATCCGGCATCAATGATGGCGCCGGCGCAGTACTTTTGATGAGCGAGGCTGAAGCAACCCGGCGCGGCCTGACGCCGCTCGCACGAATTGTCTCCTGGGCGACTGCTGGAGTTGATCCGGCAGTGATGGGCACCGGGCCAATCCCTGCATCGCGCAAGGCATTGGAAAAGGCCGGCTGGACTGCCGCTGATCTGGACCTGGTCGAAGCCAATGAGGCCTTCGCAGCACAGGCCTGCGCGGTGAACAAGGACATGGGCTGGAACCCCGAAATCGTCAACGTAAACGGCGGCGCCATTGCCATCGGCCACCCAATCGGCGCATCGGGCACACGCATCTTCAACACGCTTGTCTATGAAATGCGTCGGCGCGATGCAAAAAAGGGCTTGGCAACACTGTGTATTGGCGGCGGAATGGGTGTGGCCATGTGCGTGGAAGCAATGAACTGA
- the aqpZ gene encoding aquaporin Z, which yields MTKRLIAEFLGTFWLVFGGCGSAVLAATFPEVGIGLLGVAFAFGLTVLTMAYAVGGISGGHFNPAVSIGLLAAGRFPAKDIIPYVMAQVIGAILASAVLYSVVSGKADFTSIGGFATNGYGDASPGKYSMQAALVTEVMLTFMFLMIILGATSGRVPAGFAPIAIGLALTLIHLISIPVTNTSVNPARSTGPALFVGGIALQQLWLFWLAPIVGAILAGFAHKTLMGDEPTA from the coding sequence ATGACCAAACGTTTGATTGCAGAGTTTCTTGGTACATTCTGGCTGGTGTTCGGGGGATGCGGCAGCGCGGTGCTGGCTGCGACATTTCCGGAAGTGGGAATCGGGCTGCTCGGCGTTGCGTTCGCCTTCGGCTTGACTGTTTTAACGATGGCCTATGCGGTAGGTGGAATCTCCGGGGGGCATTTCAATCCGGCCGTTTCGATTGGCCTACTGGCGGCGGGGCGGTTTCCCGCAAAGGACATCATTCCCTATGTCATGGCGCAGGTGATTGGTGCTATCCTTGCTTCGGCGGTGCTTTATAGCGTCGTGTCCGGGAAAGCCGATTTCACGTCCATTGGCGGCTTTGCTACCAACGGCTATGGCGATGCGTCGCCTGGGAAATATTCGATGCAGGCAGCGCTGGTGACTGAGGTCATGCTGACCTTCATGTTCCTGATGATCATTCTGGGCGCTACGTCAGGCCGCGTGCCGGCCGGCTTCGCGCCGATTGCCATAGGGCTGGCGTTGACGCTGATCCACCTGATCTCGATCCCGGTTACCAACACGTCCGTCAATCCTGCCCGCTCTACCGGGCCTGCGCTCTTTGTCGGCGGAATAGCGCTGCAGCAATTATGGCTGTTCTGGCTGGCGCCCATTGTTGGGGCGATCCTAGCCGGCTTTGCCCACAAGACGCTTATGGGCGACGAGCCGACGGCCTGA